The following coding sequences are from one Lolium rigidum isolate FL_2022 chromosome 6, APGP_CSIRO_Lrig_0.1, whole genome shotgun sequence window:
- the LOC124664916 gene encoding LOW QUALITY PROTEIN: probable RNA-dependent RNA polymerase 3 (The sequence of the model RefSeq protein was modified relative to this genomic sequence to represent the inferred CDS: substituted 1 base at 1 genomic stop codon): MWHCLHRLIDLELKVIVVQCVGAELARLEGRLGQWADPDARQRLARLSESAAARVLRTIGESRTPVKTLSGYIRHLADKEAMQRNARGIPPAESAACSSGPSHRDESVSGPLQCSDDQYDVQSPYREEITLGLSNNAGSANQPRHTGSQDNEGFGREIAHVVPNLSAMAAQTPSGWVSLRNQNDIQINSTIRAMAALAPATPPAQALPCMAGEIPSTITLQPSTVGQNEFGKTPAMMPVPTLPWMAGENPEAWIRLLKRDYSHDPAMTPPVWNQIPVQISSPARAMAPSVMIQGYTANMIPNNIHTPPSSVSTPIHARDISGPVQGIGVPSGSPHIPAWAGVSSPTIYCSTSNASREKASPQMEALDGMEFRKIFMIFAYLSGNRIEGELSVDYIRSLMPLPLVDFESQIWNAFGHKYIDVSDRAKNLGSDPGTAKIYHCTVEIRGDSAVNIFKGPYTETRRTHPAKVVGDDNVLVVKFMGKSSEIMTDFAPYHKVAEDGIVLGLRRYQFFVYKDGGKEEKIKEERKNGGNEKCTSAVRCYFVRTESGWKMDEPYILSGKTISQARKLFMHVHTAPTLAXYMTRFALILSKTITLEVNLSAVHVIQLDDKPCSDEHGCIVVQDGEPLIHTDGTGIISEDLAMKCSASIPEKNCLKSQVCVLATVMTCTLIEFYPLLTQFRMFYKGAAVKGTVLVDRRLPPGTILVRPSMIKIKSDPELCGVHSISSLELMKMKTDPKLNGVQSVNSLEIVTTSNHPKRTSTSRYLIALLYYGGVKAEYFMELLHDAVEGAANARYSYDDALKLAFIYADMEDSMSARMILSGVPLEDAYLQSRLATMSQLERKGFKEGKLPIDDCFYLMGTTDPTGKLRPNEVCVILENGQYSGKVLVYKHPGLHFGDIHVFTSRYIEDIGDAVGCSRYALLFPTTGPRSSADEMANSDHDGDMFWVSINAQLLHQFKPSNPWIQKINPKKPNQRCPQSFNELELERKLFHDFLKARFARSSSLSTAADSWLVYMDRLITDDLDEEERKVLEKKMEKLVDLYYLALDAPKTGMKISVPSELIAKKYPHFMDRKQCYHSKSILGRIYDKAVKVQSENVGPIEISLDPRFKERDTSKCKPFWTRHYKEYCKDSGPLAEIQDKEEVELKFSELYHKYKHILYHAAEFEQTPRDLKDVFDEACAIYQIVYESAVAAKKPGKCSFAWKVAGHALCHFLALQTEGDKVLVPLSVAKNLLVKGRKKAKLGPSLYVVVPTVVAVRRPPAAALRRRLRPAVFARSLPGRELNAPLAPPDLAVRNRCARPARSGRELIAPLAPPDLAVRNRCYRLDWPARARNRPALLRIPACSAVPACSAVPAL; this comes from the exons ATGTGGCACTGTTTACATCGGCTAATTGATCTTGAGCTAAAGGTGATAGTTGTTCAG TGCGTGGGCGCGGAGCTCGCGCGGCTCGAGGGGCGGCTGGGGCAGTGGGCCGACCCGGACGCGCGGCAGCGGCTTGCCAGGCTCAgcgagtcggcggcggcgcgggtgctGCGGACGATCGGCGAGTCCCGGACGCCCGTCAAGACGCTCTCCGGCTACATCAGGCACTTGGCGGACAAGGAGGCCATGCAGCGCAATGCACGGGGCATCCCTCCCGCCgagagcgccgcctgcagctccggccCTTCACACCGAG ATGAATCTGTATCTGGGCCACTTCAATGTAGCGATGATCAATATGATGTTCAAAGCCCTTACCGAGAAGAAATAACTTTGGGCCTCTCAAACAATGCTGGGAGTGCCAACCAGCCAAGGCATACCGGTTCGCAAGATAATGAGGGTTTTGGCAGAGAAATTGCTCATGTGGTTCCAAACCTGTCTGCAATGGCAGCTCAGACCCCATCTGGTTGGGTGTCGTTACGAAATCAGAATGACATTCAGATTAATAGTACTATCCGAGCAATGGCTGCATTGGCTCCCGCTACGCCACCAGCTCAAGCCCTTCCCTGTATGGCAGGTGAGATCCCATCCACAATAACACTTCAGCCCAGTACGGTAGGTCAGAACGAATTCGGAAAGACGCCTGCTATGATGCCGGTTCCAACCCTGCCATGGATGGCAGGTGAGAACCCAGAAGCTTGGATCCGGCTCCTGAAACGGGACTATTCTCATGACCCTGCGATGACCCCTCCGGTGTGGAACCAGATACCTGTGCAGATCAGTAGTCCTGCCCGAGCAATGGCTCCCAGTGTTATGATACAGGGATATACCGCAAATATGATACCAAACAATATCCATACACCTCCAAGCAGTGTCTCCACACCAATCCATGCACGGGATATTTCAGGACCAGTTCAGGGAATTGGTGTTCCCTCTGGAAGCCCACACATCCCAGCATGGGCAGGGGTGTCAAGTCCTACAATCTATTGTTCTACAtcaaatgcatcgagggagaaaGCAAGTCCTCAGATGGAAGCACTGGATGGAATGGAGTTCAGGAAGATATTTATGATTTTTGCGTACCTTTCTGG GAACAGGATAGAAGGTGAACTATCTGTGGACTATATTAGATCCTTGATGCCCCTTCCCCTGGTTGATTTTGAGTCACAAATCTGGAACGCATTTGGTCACAAGTATATTGATGTTTCAGACAGAGCTAAG AACCTTGGTTCAGACCCAGGTACAGCAAAAATCTACCATTGTACTGTTGAGATAAGAGGGGATTCTGCAGTCAACATTTTCAAG GGACCATACACGGAGACTAGAAGGACTCATCCGGCAAAAGTTGTTGGTGACGACAACGTCCTCGTAGTGAAGTTTATGGGGAAATCTTCAGAAATCATGACTGATTTTGCACCTTACCATAAGGTCGCTGAAGATGGTATTGTTCTGGGTTTGCGCCGATACCAATTTTTTG TTTACAAAGATGGAGGAAAAGAAGAGAAAattaaagaagaaagaaaaaatggGGGAAACGAGAAATGCACTTCAGCTGTGAGATGCTACTTTGTTCGCACTGAGTCAGGATGGAAGATGGATGAACCTTATATACTCTCTGGCAAAACAATCAGTCAGGCCCGCAAACTATTCATGCATGTACATACGGCTCCCACCTTGGCGTAGTATATGACCAG GTTTGCGTTAATACTATCCAAAACTATCACATTGGAGGTTAATTTGTCAGCGGTTCATGTTATACAGCTAGATGACAAACCTTGCAGC GATGAACATGGCTGCATTGTTGTTCAAGATGGGGAGCCATTAATTCATACGGATGGAACTGGCATTATATCCGAAGATTTAGCCATGAAATGCTCCGCAAGTATCCCCGAGAAAAATTGTTTGAAGTCACAGGTTTGTGTACTTGCCACTGTCATGACTTGCACCTTGATAGAGTTTTAC CCTCTTCTTACGCAGTTCCGTATGTTCTATAAAGGGGCAGCTGTTAAGGGAACTGTCCTTGTTGACAGAAGG CTTCCTCCTGGAACTATTCTTGTACGCCCATCAATGATAAAGATAAAATCTGATCCAGAATTATGTGGTGTACATTCCATCAGCTCTTTGGAACTGATGAAAATGAAAACAGATCCAAAATTAAATGGTGTCCAGTCCGTCAACTCTTTGGAAATAGTTACAACAAG CAATCATCCCAAGAGGACATCAACATCAAGATACTTAATTGCTCTACTTTACTATGGAGGAGTTAAAGCAGAGTACTTTATGGAACTTCTACATGATGCAGTTGAAGGGGCTGCGAATGCTCGCTATAGTTACGATGACGCACTTAAAC TTGCGTTTATCTATGCTGACATGGAAGACTCCATGTCGGCACGAATGATTCTCTCTGGAGTTCCACTAGAAGATGCATATTTGCAATCTAGACTGGCTACCATGTCTCAGCTGGAAAGGAAAGGATTCAAGGAAGGAAAACTACCAATCGatgattgcttttatttgatgggTACCACAGATCCTACAGGGAAACTCAGACCCAATGAAGTTTGTGTGATACT TGAGAATGGACAATATtctggaaaagtgcttgtctaTAAACATCCTGGGTTGCACTTCGGGGATATACATGTCTTCACATCAAGGTATATTGAGGATATAGGGGATGCAGTGGGGTGTTCAAGATATGCTTTACTTTTCCCTACGACTGGGCCACGATCTTCGGCCGATGAGATGGCCAATAGCGACCATGATGGGGACATGTTCTGGGTCTCGATAAACGCACAG TTACTACATCAGTTCAAGCCTTCTAACCCGTGGATTCAAAAGATTAATCCAAAGAAGCCTAACCAAAGGTGTCCTCAGAGTTTTAATGAGTTGGAACTCGAGAGAAAACTATTTCATGATTTCTTGAAAGCAAGATTTGCACGCAG TTCTTCACTTAGCACTGCAGCAGATAGTTGGTTAGTATATATGGACCGACTCATAACAGATGACCTTGATGAAGAAGAAAGGAAAGTGTTAGAGAAAAAGATGGAGAAGTTAGTTGATCTTTATTATTTGGCTCTGGATGCTCCAAAGACCGGGATGAAG ATCAGTGTCCCTTCTGAGCTGATAGCAAAAAAGTATCCACACTTCATGGATCGGAAGCAATGCTACCATTCCAAATCCATACTGGGCAGAATCTATGATAAAGCAGTGAAAGTGCAATCTGAGAATGTTGGACCAATCG AAATATCGTTGGACCCACGTTTCAAGGAAAGGGATACTTCAAAATGCAAGCCCTTCTGGACACGTCATTACAAAGAGTACTGTAAAGACAGTGGGCCACTAGCTGAAATACAGGATAAGGAAGAAGTGGAGTTAAAGTTTAGTGAACTGTACCACAAGTACAAGCAT ATACTCTACCATGCAGCGGAATTTGAGCAAACCCCAAGGGATCTGAAAGATGTGTTTGATGAGGCATGCGCGATTTATCAAATCGTCTATGAGAGTGCAGTGGCTGCTAAAAAACCCGGGAAATGCAGCTTCGCGTGGAAAGTCGCAGGGCACGCGCTATGCCATTTCTTAGCCCTCCAGACAGAGGGCGACAAGGTGCTTGTGCCGCTGTCTGTTGCTAAGAATCTTCTGGTGAAGGGTCGCAAGAA agcaaaacttGGTCCTAGTCTGTACGTTGTTGTCCCGACCGTAGTTGCcgtccgccggccgccggccgccgctctccGTCGCCGTCTCCGTCCGGCCGTCTTCGCCCGATCTCTTCCTGGCCGTGAGCTAAACGCCCCGCTCGCcccgcccgatctggccgtgcggAATCGCTGCGCTCGCcccgcccgatctggccgtgagctGATCGCCCCGCTCGCcccgcccgatctggccgtgcggAATCGCTGCTACCGATTGGATTGGCCTGCGCGTGCGCGGAATCGCCCCGCTCTGCTCCGGATCCCCGCCTGCTCTGCCGTCCCCGCCTGCTCTGCCGTCCCCGCTCTCTGA
- the LOC124661491 gene encoding coronatine-insensitive protein homolog 1a-like isoform X1, translated as MGGEVPEPRRLTHALSFGGVPDEALHLVLGHVDAARDREAASLVCRRWHRIDALTRKHVTVGFCYAAGPARLLARFPTLESLALKGKPRAAMYGLIPEDWGAYAAPWVAALAAPLDCLKALKLRRMTVTDADVAALVRARGHMLQELRLDKCSGFSTDTLRLGAAFSQGGGGGDAAFSQGGGSLSLLHSQSQISQASREENLLSPRHPSPARDQVPC; from the exons ATGGGCGGGGAGGTGCCGGAGCCGCGCCGGCTCACCCACGCGCTCAGCTTCGGCGGCGTCCCCGACGAGGCGCTGCACCTCGTCCTGGGCCACGTCGACGCCGCGCGCGACCGGGAGGCCGCCTCGCTCGTCTGCCGCCGCTGGCACCGCATCGACGCGCTCACCCGCAAGCACGTCACCGTCGGCTTCTGCTACGCCGCCGGCCCCGCGCGCCTCCTCGCGCGCTTCCCCACGCTCGAGTCGCTCGCGCTCAAGGGCAagccccgcgccgccatgtacggCCTTATCCCCGAGGACTGGGGCGCCTACGCCGCGCCCTGGGTCGCCGCACTCGCGGCGCCGCTCGACTGCCTCAAGGCGCTCAAGCTGCGCCGCATGACCGTCACCGACGCCGACGTGGCCGCCCTCGTGCGCGCACGCGGGCACATGCTGCAGGAGCTCAGGCTCGACAAGTGCTCCGGCTTCTCCACCGACACACTCCGCCTCGGCGCAGCGTTCTCTCAGGGCGGTGGTGGCGGAGATGCGGCCTTCTCCCAGGGCGGTGGCAGCTTGTCGCTCTTGCATTCGCAGTCGCAGATCTCCCAGGCCTCCCGCGAAGAGAACCTCCTCAGCCCTCGTCATCCCTCCCCCGCGCGCGATCAG GTACCATGCTGA
- the LOC124661491 gene encoding coronatine-insensitive protein homolog 1a-like isoform X2, producing the protein MGGEVPEPRRLTHALSFGGVPDEALHLVLGHVDAARDREAASLVCRRWHRIDALTRKHVTVGFCYAAGPARLLARFPTLESLALKGKPRAAMYGLIPEDWGAYAAPWVAALAAPLDCLKALKLRRMTVTDADVAALVRARGHMLQELRLDKCSGFSTDTLRLGAAFSQGGGGGDAAFSQGGGSLSLLHSQSQISQASREENLLSPRHPSPARDQ; encoded by the exons ATGGGCGGGGAGGTGCCGGAGCCGCGCCGGCTCACCCACGCGCTCAGCTTCGGCGGCGTCCCCGACGAGGCGCTGCACCTCGTCCTGGGCCACGTCGACGCCGCGCGCGACCGGGAGGCCGCCTCGCTCGTCTGCCGCCGCTGGCACCGCATCGACGCGCTCACCCGCAAGCACGTCACCGTCGGCTTCTGCTACGCCGCCGGCCCCGCGCGCCTCCTCGCGCGCTTCCCCACGCTCGAGTCGCTCGCGCTCAAGGGCAagccccgcgccgccatgtacggCCTTATCCCCGAGGACTGGGGCGCCTACGCCGCGCCCTGGGTCGCCGCACTCGCGGCGCCGCTCGACTGCCTCAAGGCGCTCAAGCTGCGCCGCATGACCGTCACCGACGCCGACGTGGCCGCCCTCGTGCGCGCACGCGGGCACATGCTGCAGGAGCTCAGGCTCGACAAGTGCTCCGGCTTCTCCACCGACACACTCCGCCTCGGCGCAGCGTTCTCTCAGGGCGGTGGTGGCGGAGATGCGGCCTTCTCCCAGGGCGGTGGCAGCTTGTCGCTCTTGCATTCGCAGTCGCAGATCTCCCAGGCCTCCCGCGAAGAGAACCTCCTCAGCCCTCGTCATCCCTCCCCCGCGCGCGATCAG TGA